Part of the Halobaculum halobium genome, CCTTCAGCGTTCGTCGCCTGCCAGAGGTACATTGGCGCGGCGCCGACGGCGAGGGCGCCGACGAGGGCGCCGACCAGCGCGAGCGCGCGCAGCGTCGGTGCGGTCGACAGCGACGCGCGAAACACCGCGGGAGTGCCGGCAGCGAGGAGAACCGTGCCCGCAGCCCACAGTCCGAACGCCCGACGTGTGACTGCCCCGTCGGCATCGTTCCCCTGACGGTCGTACACCGCGACGATCCCGATACCCGCGGCGAGCGCGACGCCGGCGCCGACGAACGAGAGCACGACCGTGAGCAACTGGAACGCCGGTAACTGCGCCGTGGGCGCCTGGACGACCGACGCTTGCGCGATCAGCGCCTGTGTGACCGGCTCCCGTGCGCCGAGTGCGGGGGAATCCACGGCGAGTTACAGTCTGTCGTAGCGCTGGAGCCCGCGCCAGATCGCGTCGGTCAGCCGCGATTCGCCGTTTTCGTCGCGCTCGGCGGCCGCGTCGCCGGCGGCCGCCTCCGCCCAGCCGCGAGCGAGCGCGTCCTCAATGACCGTCAGCGAGTGGTTCTCGAAGTTGTTCATCCCGCGGAAGTCCTCGAGCGCGGCCCGTTCTGCCTCGCCGAACGCGTCCGTCGCCTCGCCGTCGAGAAACCCCGTGTCCGAGAGCACCGACGACACCGCAAGCGCCGCCTCGCCTGACAGCTCCGCGGGGTCGTCGGGCTCCTCGCGGGCGAGCAGCGTCACGTCGTACAGCTTGAACACGCGCTCCAGTTCGTCGATCGGACGCTCGTGGTCGTCGACGCGTACGTCGACCCAGCGGTCGTTCTTCCCGTCGTAGCCGCCCTCGGGCTTGGCGACTGACAGCGCAGCCGACTGCTCGCCGCGGGAGTCGCCGCC contains:
- a CDS encoding DUF1028 domain-containing protein: MTFSIAARDPETDAVGVAVQSKFVSVGAVVPFVSADAGAVATQSFANVAYGPDGLDLLREGNAPAEAIEALTDADDEAEQRQVGVVGLDGEPAAFTGAECFDVAGDRQGEHYTVQGNILANEATLDAMAEAFETVDGGLPDRLIAALHAGNDAGGDSRGEQSAALSVAKPEGGYDGKNDRWVDVRVDDHERPIDELERVFKLYDVTLLAREEPDDPAELSGEAALAVSSVLSDTGFLDGEATDAFGEAERAALEDFRGMNNFENHSLTVIEDALARGWAEAAAGDAAAERDENGESRLTDAIWRGLQRYDRL